The following are encoded in a window of Panicum virgatum strain AP13 chromosome 5N, P.virgatum_v5, whole genome shotgun sequence genomic DNA:
- the LOC120675134 gene encoding F-box protein At5g07610-like has product MAGGKRQRNPASYLSDDLLIEILVRLPARPLGRFKCVSRSWRYLISSPVHHRRLAHTDAASGFFYQRVPDDGYPRVRAPVTTDLSFTALCPPDGEGGGGSPSPFLDQAFPFLPCSSNRARTELLDSCNGHLLLRCHCPSDDHELASPPLYIVCDPATQGWAVELPVSGWSNRGESIRPATLAFDPAVSPHFHVFELVEDDGRRRYSSRYGAAVKAVRIYSSETGEWVVRNSEWSYRISCAGENACFNGSEWRYSLAYAGKHAYLNGSLHLTTTDTENGLVVVASVDTKGQTWRATRVCPAIHGAPGVIDQSQRRLLYVDAGSVYSLEGGGGGCWD; this is encoded by the exons ATGGCCGGGGGGAAGCGGCAGCGGAACCCCGCGTCGTACCTCAGCGACGACCTCTTGATCGAGATCCTCGTGCGGCTGCCAGCGAGACCGCTGGGCCGCTTCAAGTGTGTCTCCCGGTCATGGCGCTATCTCATCTCCAGTCCTGTCCACCACCGGAGGCTTGCGCACACTGACGCCGCGTCGGGCTTCTTCTACCAGCGTGTCCCCGACGATGGCTACCCGCGGGTCCGGGCGCCGGTGACGACGGACTTGAGTTTCACCGCCCTATGCCCTCCCGATGGAGAAGGAGGCGGAGGCTCGCCGTCTCCGTTCCTCGATCAAGCCTTCCCGTTCCTGCCTTGTTCGAGCAATAGAGCCCGGACGGAGCTGCTGGACTCGTGCAACGGGCACCTCCTCCTACGCTGCCACTGCCCCTCCGACGACCACGAGCTGGCCTCTCCGCCGCTCTACATCGTGTGCGACCCCGCCACCCAGGGCTGGGCGGTCGAGCTGCCCGT CAGCGGCTGGAGCAACAGAGGAGAGAGCATCCGCCCTGCCACTCTGGCCTTCGACCCGGCCGTCTCCCCGCACTTCCACGTCTTCGAGCTGGTGGAggacgacgggcggcggcgctacagCTCTCGGTACGGCGCCGCCGTCAAGGCGGTGCGGATCTACTCATCCGAGACCGGCGAGTGGGTTGTCAGGAACAGCGAGTGGAGCTACCGCATCTCTTGCGCCGGCGAGAACGCCTGCTTCAACGGCAGCGAGTGGAGGTATAGCCTCGCTTACGCCGGCAAGCACGCCTACCTCAACGGCTCCCTTCACCTCACCACCACCGACACCGAGAACGGCTTGGTGGTGGTCGCGTCGGTGGACACCAAGGGGCAGACGTGGAGGGCCACCCGCGTGTGCCCGGCAATACACGGCGCCCCCGGCGTCATCGACCAGTCGCAGCGCCGCCTGCTCTACGTGGACGCCGGCTCGGTCTACAGTCTcgagggtggcggcggtggctgttGGGATTAG